The following is a genomic window from Hymenobacter sp. APR13.
CAAAAAGCTGCTTACCTTTGCAGCCCGCTTCACCCGGAAGGGGAAACGAGAGACAGCTTACCGACTCACTCGCTGAGTCACTGAGTTCAGCCAATTGGGCCGGACGCACGTTCTTTGAATGGATGGAAATGACAAATAGGTAAGCTTCGCGGCCGGCTTTTCTTCGGAAGGGCAGGCGCAACAAGCAAAGAAGCGTGACGGGTTTGGACAAGACACGTCAACAATACCGGGTCGGATCAGCACTTGACATCAGCCTATCTTCGGATAGGTGTAGAGAATTTCTTACAATGGAGAGTTTGATCCTGGCTCAGGATGAACGCTAGCGGCAGGCCTAATACATGCAAGTCGAACGGGTATAGCAATATACTAGTGGCGCACGGGTGCGTAACGCGTAACCAACCTGCCCTGAACTGGGGGATAGCCCGCCGAAAGGCGGATTAATACCGCATAACACTTCTCACTGGCATCAGTGGTTAGTTAAAGATTTATTGGTTCAGGATGGGGTTGCGTGACATTAGCTAGTTGGCGGGGTAACGGCCCACCAAGGCGACGATGTCTAGGGGACCTGAGAGGGTGATCCCCCACACTGGCACTGAGATACGGGCCAGACTCCTACGGGAGGCAGCAGTAGGGAATATTGGGCAATGGGCGAGAGCCTGACCCAGCCATGCCGCGTGCCGGATGAAGGCCTTCTGGGTTGTAAACGGCTTTTCTCAGGGAAGAAAAAGGTGATGCGTCACAAACTGACGGTACCTGAGGAATAAGCACCGGCTAACTCCGTGCCAGCAGCCGCGGTAATACGGAGGGTGCAAGCGTTGTCCGGATTTATTGGGTTTAAAGGGTGCGTAGGTGGCCCGTTAAGTCCGGGGTGAAAGCCCACAGCTCAACTGTGGAACTGCCCTGGATACTGGCGGGCTTGAGTCCAGACGAGGTTGGCGGAATGGAAGATGTAGCGGTGAAATGCATAGATATCTTCCAGAACCCCGATTGCGTAGGCAGCTGACTAGGCTGGTACTGACACTGAGGCACGAAAGCGTGGGGAGCGAACAGGATTAGATACCCTGGTAGTCCACGCCGTAAACGATGGATACTCGCTGGTGGCGATAGACAGTCACTGGCTTAGCGAAAGCGGTAAGTATCCCACCTGGGGAGTACGCTCGCAAGAGTGAAACTCAAAGGAATTGACGGGGGCCCGCACAAGTGGTGGAGCATGTGGTTTAATTCGATGATACGCGAGGAACCTTACCTAGGCTAGAATGCGCGTGACCGGTTCAGAGATGGACCTTTCCTTCGGGACACAAAGCAAGGTGCTGCATGGCCGTCGTCAGCTCGTGCCGTGAGGTGTTGGGTTAAGTCCCGCAACGAGCGCAACCCCTACATTTAGTTGCCATCAGGTTAAGCTGGGGACTCTAGATGGACTGCCTGCGCAAGCAGTGAGGAAGGCGGGGACGACGTCAGGTCATCATGGCCCTTACGCCTAGGGCTACACACGTGCTACAATGGACGGTACAGAGGGTCGCTACCTGGTGACAGGATGCCAATCTCACAAAGCCGTTCTCAGTTCGGATCGAAGTCTGCAACTCGACTTCGTGAAGCTGGAATCACTAGTAATCGCGTATCAGCAATGACGCGGTGAATACGTTCCCGGGCCTTGTACACACCGCCCGTCAAGCCATGGAAGTCTGGTAGACCTGAAGCTGGTGCTCCGCAACGAAGCCAGTTAGGGTAGAACAGGTAACTGGGGCTAAGTCGTAACAAGGTAGCCGTACCGGAAGGTGCGGCTGGATCACCTCCTTTCTGGAGCTATCCGACTCGGTTGACCACTCGGTCGCCAGTCCTCACGGTTCAATCCCGTTTGTCATTTCCTTCATTCAAGTTATATAGATACAGTACAGAAATGTCCTGCATCTACTTTTCCCCTCAATAGGAAGGGAAAACGTTCTTTGACGTAAGGCTAACAAGAGAGAAAAACCAAAGAAAGAAAGTGATTAACCGATGGTTAGTCACCCGAGCCCGTTCTTTACCGCAAGGTAGAGAACACAAGAGAAGTAAGTAAGGGCACACGGGGGATGCCTAGGCTCTCAGAGGCGATGAAGGACGCGATAAGCTGCGAAAAGCTGCGGGGATCGGCACATACGAGGTGATCCGCAGATGTCCGAATGGGGCAACCCCCCTACGTGAAGCGTAGGGATCTACAGCATTTAGCTGCTAGAGGCAAACCCGGGGAACTGAAACATCTAAGTACCCGGAGGAAAAGAAAATAACAATGATTCCCCAAGTAGTGGCGAGCGAACGGGGAGGAGCCCAAACCGGGTTGGTTACGGCCAGTCCGGGGTTGTAGGACCTCAACATCTGATTGTGGTATTTTAGCTGAATGACGTGGGAAAGTCAACCATAGACGGTGAGAGTCCGGTAAGCGAACTGATACTACACGGTAGAGGAATCCTGAGTAAGGCGGGACCAGCGAAATCCCGTCTGAATCCGGCGGTACCATCCGCCAAGGCTACATACTCCTGAGAGACCGATAGTGAACTAGTACCGTGAGGGAAAGGTGAAAAGAACCGGGAATACCGGAGTGAAAAGAACCTGAAACCGTGTGCTTACAAGCAGTTAGGGGGTCTTCGTGGCCTGATAGCGTGCCTTTTGCATAATGAGCCTACGAGTTACTCCTCTCTGGCAAGGTTAAATGTGTGAACACATGGAGCCGCAGCGAAAGCGAGTCTGAATAGGGCGCAGAGTCAGAGGGGGTAGACGCGAAACTTTGTGATCTACCCTTGGGCAGGTTGAAGGTTGGGTAACACCAACTGGAGGACCGAACCAGTTTCCGTTGAAAAGGATTTGGATGACCTGAGGGTAGGGGTGAAAGGCCAATCAAACTGAGAAATAGCTCGTACTCCCCGAAATGTATTTAGGTACAGCGTCGGCGTTGAGTTACGTGGAGGTAGAGCTACCGATAGGACTAGGGGGTGTCATAGCCTACCGAATCCTGACGAACTCCGAATGCCACGTAATATAGCCGGCAGTGAGGCTTGGGGTGCTAAGGTCCCAGGCCGAGAGGGAAAGAACCCAGACCATCTGCTAAGGTCCCTAAATTCGGACTAAGTTGAACAAAGGAGGTCCACTTGCTTTGACAGCCAGGAGGTTGGCTTGGAAGCAGCCATTCCTTTAAAGAGTGCGTAACAGCTCACTGGTCGAGCGAGAGGGCATCGATAATACGCGGGCATCAAGTCCGGTACCGAAGCAATGGATTTAGCTTTAAGTAGCTAAGTGGTAGGGGAGCATTCCAGCAGCGGAGAAGGTGTGTCGTCAGGCATGCTGGAGCGGCTGGAAAAGCAAATGTAGGCATGAGTAACGATAAAGGGGGTGAGAAACCCCCTCGCCGATAGACTAAGGTTTCCTGCTCAACGCTAATCGGAGCAGGGTTAGTCGGGACCTAAGGCTACGCCGAGAGGCTACGTCGATGGACAGCGGGTTGATATTCCCGCACCTAGGATTTGGAGTGATGCAGTGACGCAGAAGTGAAAGTACCGCGGGCGGACGGAAGTGCCCGTTAAAGTGCGTAGGTATAAGTCGGGTAGTTAAGTACGCCCTTCTTGCTGAACCATGATAGTACTCTACGGCCTCGGCCACGGAGATAGTGTACCTAATCAGACTGCCAAGAAAACCTGCTAAGCGTTTACTGAATTCTAGCCCGTACCGCAAACCGACACAGGTAGTCAAGGAGAGCATCCTGAGGCGCTCGAGTGAATCACGGCCAAGGAACTCGGCAAAATGGACCTGTAACTTCGGGAGAAGGGTCGCTTCCTCGTTGCAAGACGAGAAGCCGCAGTGAAAAGGCCCAGGCGACTGTTTAACAAAAACACATGACTTTGCGAACGCGCAAGCGGAAGTATAAGGTCTGACACCTGCCCGGTGCCGGAAGGTTAAGAGGGGAACTTAGTGGCGCAAGCTGCGAAGGTTTGAATCGAAGCCCCGGTAAACGGCGGCCGTAACTATAACGGTCCTAAGGTAGCGAAATTCCTTGTCGGGTAAGTTCCGACCTGCACGAATGGTGTAACGATCTGGGCGCTGTCTCAGCCGTGAGCTCGGTGAAATTGTAGTCTCGGTGAAGATGCCGAGTACCCGCCACGGGACGGAAAGACCCCGTGCACCTTTACTATAGGTTGACATTGACGCTGGGTAACACATGTGTAGCATAGGTGGGAGACGTTGAGCCAGGGCCGCTAGGTTTTGGGGAGTCGCCGTTGAAATACCACCCTTGTGTTGCTTGGTGCCTAATCTGGCAACGGAGACAGTGTCTGCTGGGTAGTTTGACTGGGGTGGTCGCCTCCAAAAGAGTATCGGAGGCTTTCAAAGGTCCGCTCAATCCGCTTGGTAACCGGATGTAGAGCGCAATAGCAGAAGCGGGCTTGACTGTGAGGCCTACAAGCCGAGCAGGGTCGAAAGACGGATATAGTGATCCGGTGGTTCCGCATGGAAGGGCCATCGCTCAAAGGATAAAAGGTACGCCGGGGATAACAGGCTGATCTCCCCCAAGAGCTCATATCGACGGGGAGGTTTGGCACCTCGATGTCGGCTCGTCACGTCCTGGGGCTGGAGAAGGTCCCAAGGGTTCGGCTGTTCGCCGATTAAAGTGGCACGCGAGCTGGGTTCAGAACGTCGTGAGACAGTTCGGTCCCTATCTGTGGTGGGCGTTGGAGATTTGACAGGACCTGACTTTAGTACGAGAGGACCGAGTTGGACCAGCCGCTCGTGCACCGGTTGTGACGCCAGTTGCAGCGCCGGGTAGCGACGCTGGGATGAGATAAGCGCTGAAAGCATCTAAGTGCGAAACTCACCTGAAGATGAGATCTCCTATATAGGAAGAGTCGTCGTAGACCACGACGTAGATAGGCGGTAGGTGTAGAGGCCGAAATGCCACAGCCGAGCCGTACTAAGGACTCGAACGCTTTGCTTGACAATGCTCGGAATTTGCTTCTTTAGTTTTCTCTTTTGTCCTTACGTCAACGGTTTTGTTGGCAGCTCGCCTTGAACACAGAGCTGCCGCCCCAGTAATGGTGGCTTTAGCCCGGGTGTTCACCTCTTCCCATTCCGAACAGAGTCGTTAAGCCCCGGAGCGCCTATGGTACTGCCTTCATCGGTGGGAGAGTCGGTCGCCGCCAACCTTACTGCATTGCCCGTTGCCCCCGTGCCGCCCCCTCCCGGGGCCTGGCGCGGGGGCAACGGCGTTTATAAGCGTTGCCCAGCATAGATGTAACATGCCAAAGGAGGTGCCAGATGCCTATATCGTAGGTTTATCGTGAGGTAAGGAACCGTAGTGCAGCTTGCTAAAGTTATTCTGGGTCTATCTTTAGGAAACTCTGGCAACCAATGAATTTTACTTATCCCTGGTTTTTACTGGGCTTGCTGTGTATCGCCATACCGGTGCTTATTCACCTGTTTGAGTTGAGGCGGCCCACACGCGTGTTGTTTACGAATCTGGGCTTCATTCGTGAGGTCCGGATTGTGACGGCTCGGCAGCGCAAAATCAAGTACTTGCTGGTGCTGATGGTACGAATTGGCTTCGTGGCTTTTTTGGTGCTGATGTTTGCGCAGCCGTTCATCCCGGCCCGGGTGGAGGCGCTGGATTCCAAGCAGTCTGCTCCGACGGTGTTACTGGATACTTCTCCAAGTATGCAGGCTGATGCGGAAGCTGGTAGCGTGTCCAGATTTGATAAGGCAGTTGATCAGGCGCGGGAATTGCCGACGGCCTTTCCGGCTAATGCCCGCTTTGCGCTCAATCAGAACCAAAATGCTCGGCTAACGCCGACTGCCTATCGTGTGGCTCTAGATCAACTAAGCGTTTCGGGCAGGGCTACAGGAGTAAAGGGTGCGCTGCAGCGCGTGGTAAAGCAGCCGGGTAGCAGTGCGAAGCAACTGTTTGTCTTTTCGGACTTTCAGAAGTCAGGATTTTCCGCGCTTAGTCTAGCCGACGTAGATTCAGCTGTGCAGGTAACCTTGGTGCCAGTAGGTGGCAGTAGCACGCGGAATGTTTTCGTGGACAGCTTGTGGCTGGAAGACGCCTTTGTGCGGCGTAATGCCGACATGGTGCTGCACATCCGGCTGCGCAATGGCGGAACGGAAGCAGTGGAAAATTGCCAGGTACGGCTATTCGTTGGCAACCGGCAGGCTACGACTTTTAACGCCACGGTACCCGTTCAAGCTCCTGTTACCATGACTGCCCGAGTGCGTCTGGATTCCGGCCAGGTGCAACAGTGTCGGGTAGAGTTGGACGATTTTCCGGTGGTGTTTGATAACACCTATTACTTCGCTTTGCAGGCCTCGCCTACCATACGCGTGCTGGAAGTGAAGGCGGGAGAGGGGCAGGCATTGCAACGCGTGTATGGCAATGAGCCGATGTTTGCGTACAGCCAGGCCACCTCTGCTCAGCTCAATTACGAGCAACTGGAGAAAGCCAACCTGCTGCTTGTGCAGGGTGTCGGCCGCATTGAGGCCGCTTTGCGCGAGAATATCCGGCGGGTGGTGCAGCGCGGCGGCTCAGTGGTAGTGGTGCCCCCAGCCGATCTGGCCGGGCGGGCTACCTATGACCAGTTGTTTCGGGAATTGGGCATAGGACCGGTGCAGTGGGAAACAGCCAAAGCGGCGTTGCGTGAAGTTGCTGTGCCCGACCGGCGCAATCCGTTCTTTCGGGAGGTATTTGGCGCGCAGAGCAGGCCGCCGGTGATGCCGAAAGTTGCGCCTGTGTTGCGCTGGTCCCGTTCGGGTACTGATATTCTGCGCACGCAGGATGGGGATGGGTTTCTCTCTGCGTTCAGCAGCGGCAAGGGGACGGTGTATTTATTTTCGACCCCGTTTGAGCAGAGTGCGACGGATTTTCTGCAGCATGCTCTGTTTGTGCCGGTGATGTACCGGCTGGCTATGCAGAGCTTTCGGAGTGAGCAGGCCTTGGCGTATCGGCTTAACCAGGGAAACGTGACGGTGGCTGTGGGCACTGATGGCGCACAACAGGGCGAGCAAGTCTATAAGCTTGTGAATGACAGCCTGACGTTTATTCCGGCCCAGCGGGTGCAGGAGGGCACGGTGCGGATGGAAGTGCCAGCAGGCATGCAGCAGCCCGGCTTTTACCGGCTCACGCGCAACGGCCAGACGATAGCGCAGCTGGCGTTCAACAACGACAAGCGGGAGTCGGAGTTGGCGGCCTATACAGCGGCTGAGCTGCGGCAGCTGGTGGGGCCTAACCGGCCCAATGTGCAGGTGTATGAAACCGGTCAGGGAATGTCGGTGGCGGCGCGTTACAAGGCGGAGCGGGTCGGGACGCCTTTGTGGCAGTATTGCCTGTGGGCCGCATTGGCCTGTTTGCTGGCGGAAGTGCTGCTGCTGCG
Proteins encoded in this region:
- a CDS encoding BatA domain-containing protein encodes the protein MNFTYPWFLLGLLCIAIPVLIHLFELRRPTRVLFTNLGFIREVRIVTARQRKIKYLLVLMVRIGFVAFLVLMFAQPFIPARVEALDSKQSAPTVLLDTSPSMQADAEAGSVSRFDKAVDQARELPTAFPANARFALNQNQNARLTPTAYRVALDQLSVSGRATGVKGALQRVVKQPGSSAKQLFVFSDFQKSGFSALSLADVDSAVQVTLVPVGGSSTRNVFVDSLWLEDAFVRRNADMVLHIRLRNGGTEAVENCQVRLFVGNRQATTFNATVPVQAPVTMTARVRLDSGQVQQCRVELDDFPVVFDNTYYFALQASPTIRVLEVKAGEGQALQRVYGNEPMFAYSQATSAQLNYEQLEKANLLLVQGVGRIEAALRENIRRVVQRGGSVVVVPPADLAGRATYDQLFRELGIGPVQWETAKAALREVAVPDRRNPFFREVFGAQSRPPVMPKVAPVLRWSRSGTDILRTQDGDGFLSAFSSGKGTVYLFSTPFEQSATDFLQHALFVPVMYRLAMQSFRSEQALAYRLNQGNVTVAVGTDGAQQGEQVYKLVNDSLTFIPAQRVQEGTVRMEVPAGMQQPGFYRLTRNGQTIAQLAFNNDKRESELAAYTAAELRQLVGPNRPNVQVYETGQGMSVAARYKAERVGTPLWQYCLWAALACLLAEVLLLRFMGRPVVPADVRVAA